The nucleotide sequence TGGATAGACCGCCTCGAGCATCCGCACCGCCTGGACGGTCGGCGCGACATCGTGCACCCGGAGGACGCGCGCGCCGTTCGACACGGCCATGAGCGCCAGCGCGATGCCGGGATACAGCCGCTTTTCGACGGGCAGGCCCAGCAACTTGCCGATCATCGACTTGCGGGAGAGCCCGACCAGGAGCGGGACACCCAGTCGCCGCAGTTCCCCGAGGTTTCGCAGTAAGTCTAGATTATGCTCGACCGTCTTGCCGAAGCCGAAGCCCGGGTCGACGAGCACGCGCGTGCGGGGGATGCCCGCGCGCTCGGCCGCCTCGATGCGGGAGACCAGGAACTCCCGGACCTCCCGGACGACGTCCGCGTAGCGCGGGTCGACCTGCATGGTGGCGGGTTCGCCCTGCATGTGCATCAGGCACACGGGTACCCGGAGGTCGGCCGCCGCCTGGAGTGCGCCGGGGAGCCGAAGTGCCCGCACATCATTTATGGCACCGGCCCCGGCCGCCACCGCCGCGCGCATGACCTCCGGCTTCGACGTGTCTACCGAGATCGGCACGGGGAGCTCCCTCGCGCACGCCTCGATCACCGGCACCACGCGCTCGATCTCTTCCTGCGCCGACACCTGGCGGGCACCGGGCCGTGTCGACTCCCCGCCGATGTCCAGGATATCGGCACCCTCTTCGACCATTTGACTCGCCCGGGCAAGGGCCGCGTCCGGGCCAAAAAAAACACCCCCGTCCGAGAAGGAATCGGGGGTGACGTTCAGTATGCCCATGACCGCGGTGCGGGAGAGGTCGAGCGCCCGCCCCCCGCAGTCGAGGATCATGCGCTCAACCCGTGCTGGCGCCCGGGGTGTCGAAGCGCGGCTTGATGCGGGGCTTGCTCCGGGGCTTCTTCTTGCCCTCGGCGTCGCCGCCCGGTGTGTTCGTGCCCTCTGGGGGCCGCGGCTCGCGCCCGGCCATGATGTCCTCGATCTGCTCCGAGTCGAGCGTCTCCCACTCGAGCAGCGCCTTGGCCATCTTCTCGATCTTCTCGCGACTCTCCTCGATGATCGCCCGCGCGCGCGCGTACTGCTCGTCGACGATGCGGCGGATTTCCTTGTCCACGGCCTCCGCGACCGAGTCGCTCATGTTCTTGTGGGTCATGACGTCCCGCCCGAGGAAAACCTCGCTCTGGTTCTCCCCGTACACCCGGGTCCCGAGCGCGTCCGACATCCCCCAGCGCATGACCATGTTGCGCGCGATTTCGGTCGCCCGCTCGAAGTCGTTCGCCGCCCCGGTGGTCATCTGGTGCATGAAGACCTCCTCGGCGATGCGCCCGCCCATGAGCACGGCAATCGTCGAGAGCAGGCTTTCCCGATCGTGGCTGAAACGATCTTCCGTCGGGAGCTGCATGGTCACGCCCAGCGCCCGCCCGCGCGGGATGATCGTGACCTTGTGGACCGGGTCGGTGTGGGGCAGCATCTTCGCGACCACCGCGTGGCCCGATTCGTGGTAGGCGGTGTTCATCCGCTCCTTCTCGGGCATCACGATGGAGCGGCGCTCCGCGCCCATGATGATCTTGTCCTTCGCCTTCTCGAAATCGTCCATGTCGACCAGGCGCTTGCTCGCGCGCGCGGCGAAGAGCGCCGCTTCGTTCACGAGGTTGGCCAGGTCGGCTCCCGAGAAGCCGGGTGTGCCGCGCGCGATGATGTTCGCGTCGACGTCGTCCGACATCGGCACCTTGCGCATGTGCACCTTGAGGATCTGCTCGCGCCCCCGGATGTCAGGGAGCGGCACGTACACGTGCCGGTCGAAGCGACCCGGGCGAAGCAGCGCCGGATCGAGCACGTCCGGCCGGTTGGTGGCGGCGATGACGATGATGCCCTCGCTGCCCTCGAAGCCGTCCATCTCGACGAGCAGCTGGTTCAGCGTCTGCTCGCGCTCGTCGTGCCCGCCGCCGAGGCCCGCGCCGC is from Sulfurifustis variabilis and encodes:
- the folP gene encoding dihydropteroate synthase — its product is MILDCGGRALDLSRTAVMGILNVTPDSFSDGGVFFGPDAALARASQMVEEGADILDIGGESTRPGARQVSAQEEIERVVPVIEACARELPVPISVDTSKPEVMRAAVAAGAGAINDVRALRLPGALQAAADLRVPVCLMHMQGEPATMQVDPRYADVVREVREFLVSRIEAAERAGIPRTRVLVDPGFGFGKTVEHNLDLLRNLGELRRLGVPLLVGLSRKSMIGKLLGLPVEKRLYPGIALALMAVSNGARVLRVHDVAPTVQAVRMLEAVYPQNNDGAVAT
- the ftsH gene encoding ATP-dependent zinc metalloprotease FtsH, giving the protein MNNLTKNLLLWLVIAIVLMSVFNNFGSRQTTARPIEYSTFINKVKSGEVERVTIQGRQVTGHYKNNEQFSTYSPETDNRALVGDLLSAGVVIDARPPDEQSLLLTIFINWFPLLLLVGVWIFFMRQMQGGVGGRGAMSFGKSKARMLTEEQNKTTFEDVAGVEEAKEEVQELVEFLRDPSKFQKLGGRIPKGVLMTGNPGTGKTLLAKAIAGEAKVPFFSISGSDFVEMFVGVGASRVRDMFEQAKKHAPCIIFIDEIDAVGRQRGAGLGGGHDEREQTLNQLLVEMDGFEGSEGIIVIAATNRPDVLDPALLRPGRFDRHVYVPLPDIRGREQILKVHMRKVPMSDDVDANIIARGTPGFSGADLANLVNEAALFAARASKRLVDMDDFEKAKDKIIMGAERRSIVMPEKERMNTAYHESGHAVVAKMLPHTDPVHKVTIIPRGRALGVTMQLPTEDRFSHDRESLLSTIAVLMGGRIAEEVFMHQMTTGAANDFERATEIARNMVMRWGMSDALGTRVYGENQSEVFLGRDVMTHKNMSDSVAEAVDKEIRRIVDEQYARARAIIEESREKIEKMAKALLEWETLDSEQIEDIMAGREPRPPEGTNTPGGDAEGKKKPRSKPRIKPRFDTPGASTG